From the genome of Nicotiana sylvestris chromosome 2, ASM39365v2, whole genome shotgun sequence, one region includes:
- the LOC138886531 gene encoding uncharacterized protein, whose amino-acid sequence MGDVEPIPNFHGWVDSLLKIASREQRTWKSISSLHGWKVKTHGFGVRGMTAEGAMAIRMSANVALDLDKARALLPKRKAIKESSEEEEGTSLITRPRVRRRIIIDDEIEDTPARTSTTEPVLIHSDEDTEPRDNNESIQHLFYSGFESGELGPVFDETSLSSFVPISSIPLPTVSISLPVLTTSVLLPVSTAPMSVPLAVSTAPASVPALISTSSPSIHVSASSPSIPSIAPLPSVHRTETGSSSGSMTMRSVTLEVPANHSLLRKTGRADVWLEPLIGDIEKKKMESHNCLTLMNDIVHSTLKVFFLFLPTSFFIFNPSFL is encoded by the exons atgggagatgtggaacctattcccaacttccatggttgggtagactcacttttgaagattgcttctagggagcaaagaacttggaaatcgatttcttccttacatggctggaaggtgaaaacacatg gatttggcgttagaggaatgacggctgaaggagctatggccattcgcatgtctgctaatgttgctcttgatttggataaggctcgagccttgctgccaaaaaggaaagctataaaagaaagttctgaagaagaggagggtacctccctaattaccaggccaagggtcaggaggcgaataatcattgatgatgaaattgaagacACTCCTGCTCGAACCTCAACCACCGAacctgttttgattcattctgacgaggacaccgaaccaagagataataatgagtcaattcagcatcttttttATAGTGGTTTCgagagtggcgagctcggccctgtttttgatgaaacttctctttcctcattcgttcctatttcctccattccactgccaaccgtaagtatttctttaccagttttgacgacttccgttcttttgccagtttctaccgctcctatGTCCGTTCCCTTGGCAGTTTCTACTGCACCTGCTTCCGTTCCTGCGTTGATTTCTACATCTTCTCCGTCCATTCATGTTTCTgcatcttctccttccattccttccattgctcctcttccctctgttcatcgtACAGAGACgggttctagcagtggaagtatgactatgagaagtgttactcttgaagttcctgccaaccatagcctcttgagaaagactggtagagccgatgtttggctcgagcccctaattggagatattgagaagaagaagatggagagccataactgcttgactctgatgaatgacatagttcattctactttgaaggtatttttcctcttcttaccaacaagtttttttatCTTCAATCcctcatttctatga